The SAR202 cluster bacterium genome contains a region encoding:
- a CDS encoding ATP-binding protein encodes MTGPRKVENMQLRQSQLRGARIARPSSQFDFSGEACFPHAWSKRPGRYQRPAAMTTTKTNQRMSTPAVPNKQYRFVLTGGPGAGKTTLVEHLSSMGFATVREAARDIITEQVRLGSDVLPWKDTISFQRHVLALQLTREAEIDSEMAFLDRGTPDGLAYIRHYGHTPFPEILDSARDRYTVAFLLDLVDARNIDPLREESRATAARIHAFIRQVYSELGYGIIEVPVLPVPERAEFVIEAARRSTAGRRSP; translated from the coding sequence ATGACCGGCCCGCGGAAAGTCGAAAATATGCAATTAAGGCAATCACAGCTTCGTGGCGCGCGGATAGCGAGGCCCTCCAGTCAATTCGACTTCTCGGGCGAGGCCTGCTTCCCGCACGCCTGGTCAAAAAGGCCCGGCCGCTACCAGCGGCCGGCCGCAATGACGACGACTAAGACCAATCAGAGGATGTCGACGCCAGCAGTCCCAAATAAACAGTACCGCTTCGTCCTTACCGGCGGCCCGGGCGCGGGCAAGACCACCCTGGTGGAGCACCTGTCCTCGATGGGCTTCGCGACCGTGCGAGAGGCCGCAAGGGACATAATCACGGAGCAGGTCCGGCTTGGCTCAGACGTGCTTCCATGGAAAGATACGATATCGTTCCAGCGGCATGTCCTGGCCCTGCAGCTAACGCGAGAGGCGGAGATAGACTCCGAAATGGCCTTCCTGGACAGGGGCACGCCGGACGGCCTGGCCTATATCCGGCACTACGGGCACACCCCCTTCCCTGAGATACTGGACAGTGCCCGGGACCGCTACACCGTCGCATTCCTGCTTGACCTGGTAGACGCCCGGAACATCGACCCGCTACGCGAAGAGTCCAGGGCGACCGCCGCGCGGATCCATGCCTTCATAAGGCAGGTGTACTCGGAACTAGGCTACGGTATCATCGAAGTGCCTGTGCTCCCCGTCCCTGAGCGGGCAGAATTCGTCATCGAGGCCGCCCGCCGGTCCACCGCCGGTCGGCGAAGCCCATGA